The Deltaproteobacteria bacterium DNA window CCGTGCACCGGAGGCCGGAAAATTATCGTCGTGGTGTCACAGGTGCTGGGCTCGGATCTCGCCGGCCTTGGCCAGCAGGGCTTTTTCTACGGACGGCGGGACCATCTTGCCTACGTCGCCCCCGAGCATGGCGATTTCCTTGACCATGCTCGACGACAAAAACACGTATTTGCCGCTCGACATGAGGAAGAAGGTGTCGAGCCCTTCGAGCAGCATGCGGTTCGTGAGCGCCATCTGGAATTCGTATTCGAAATCGCTCACGGCGCGCAGGCCGCGTATCACCACCGAGGCTTTTTCCCGGCGCAGAAAATCGACCAATAGCCCCTCGAACGCCATCACGCGA harbors:
- the coaD gene encoding pantetheine-phosphate adenylyltransferase, translated to MVPPGKIAVYPGSFDPLTMGHEDLIRRASGNFDDLIVAVAVNPRKKTLFTPDERVLMIRETLSDLNVRVMAFEGLLVDFLRREKASVVIRGLRAVSDFEYEFQMALTNRMLLEGLDTFFLMSSGKYVFLSSSMVKEIAMLGGDVGKMVPPSVEKALLAKAGEIRAQHL